One genomic window of Thermodesulfobacteriota bacterium includes the following:
- the acpP gene encoding acyl carrier protein translates to MDIEKRVKEIIVEQLGVNESEVTPEAKFVDDLGADSLDLVELVMALEEEYNMEISDEDAEKIQTVGDAIEYIKSHIAQ, encoded by the coding sequence ATGGACATTGAGAAAAGGGTCAAAGAGATCATCGTAGAACAGTTGGGGGTGAACGAGAGCGAGGTGACGCCCGAAGCCAAGTTTGTCGATGATTTGGGGGCCGACTCCCTCGACCTGGTGGAACTGGTCATGGCGCTGGAAGAGGAGTATAACATGGAAATCTCCGACGAGGATGCAGAGAAGATCCAGACCGTGGGCGATGCGATCGAATATATCAAGTCCCATATCGCCCAGTAG
- the fabF gene encoding beta-ketoacyl-ACP synthase II, whose translation MRRRVVVTGLGLVIPTGIGVETAWRNICEGKTGIGRITRFNPEKFETQIAAEVKGFNPELYIEKKEIKKMDLFIQYALAATKEAIEDARLTITPENCERVGVIVGTGLGGLPTIERYHQILLEKGPGRISPFFIPMLIANLASGQIAIHYGAKGPNTCLVTACATGAHCIGDAFRAIVYGDADVIIAGGTEANITPLTVGGFNAMKALSTRNDEPEKACRPFEKNRDGFVIAEGAGIMILEEMEFALRRNAKIYAELVGYGYTGDAYHITAPSPDGDGAIRCMRMAIQDARLEPEEVDYINAHGTSTPLNDLTETLAIKAVFGKRAKEIPISATKSMTGHLLGAAGSTEAIFTVLSIRDGILPPTLNYEEPDPECDLDYVPNVARRQEVKVGMSNSFGFGGTNCTLIFKKFTGMD comes from the coding sequence TTGAGAAGGAGAGTCGTCGTCACCGGATTGGGGTTGGTCATCCCGACGGGCATCGGGGTCGAGACGGCCTGGAGGAATATCTGTGAGGGCAAGACGGGCATCGGCCGGATTACCCGATTCAACCCGGAGAAGTTTGAAACCCAGATTGCCGCCGAGGTGAAGGGTTTCAACCCCGAGCTCTATATCGAGAAGAAAGAGATCAAGAAGATGGACCTCTTCATCCAGTATGCCCTCGCGGCGACGAAGGAGGCCATTGAAGACGCCCGATTGACCATCACGCCGGAAAACTGTGAGCGGGTCGGCGTCATCGTCGGGACGGGGTTGGGAGGCCTTCCCACGATCGAAAGATACCACCAAATCCTCCTGGAAAAGGGGCCAGGGAGGATTAGCCCCTTTTTCATCCCCATGCTCATTGCCAATCTGGCCTCGGGTCAGATCGCCATCCATTACGGGGCCAAGGGACCGAACACATGCCTCGTGACGGCCTGCGCCACCGGAGCGCACTGCATCGGAGATGCCTTCCGGGCGATCGTCTATGGGGACGCCGATGTGATCATCGCAGGAGGGACGGAGGCCAACATCACGCCCCTTACCGTCGGCGGGTTTAATGCCATGAAGGCCCTCTCCACGCGGAACGACGAGCCGGAGAAGGCCTGCAGGCCCTTCGAAAAGAACCGGGATGGGTTCGTGATCGCCGAGGGCGCGGGGATCATGATCCTCGAGGAGATGGAGTTCGCCCTGAGGAGAAACGCAAAGATCTATGCGGAATTGGTTGGCTATGGCTACACCGGCGATGCCTACCACATCACCGCTCCTTCACCGGATGGGGACGGGGCGATCCGGTGCATGAGGATGGCCATCCAAGATGCGCGATTGGAGCCGGAGGAGGTCGATTATATCAATGCCCATGGGACCTCCACCCCCCTTAACGACCTCACCGAGACCTTGGCGATCAAGGCGGTCTTCGGGAAACGGGCCAAAGAGATCCCCATCAGCGCCACCAAATCGATGACGGGTCACCTCTTGGGCGCCGCAGGGAGCACGGAGGCCATCTTCACCGTCCTGTCGATCCGAGATGGGATCCTCCCGCCCACTCTCAACTACGAGGAGCCCGACCCCGAATGCGATCTCGACTATGTGCCCAACGTGGCCAGGCGGCAGGAAGTGAAGGTGGGCATGTCCAATTCGTTTGGCTTCGGGGGAACCAATTGCACCCTCATCTTTAAAAAATTCACGGGCATGGATTGA
- a CDS encoding ATP-binding protein: MIPPSVLHQIFAAMEQGVVFIDDRNRIAYFNPAAERHRDTSLKEMVGRSILDCHPEKVHAKLLKIIEELKSGKIEGHHLMNVQLVKGKFYDNTYTAVYGPDHRYLGTLVVSQEVTERKKGEERLREALKKLEAANEELVRLNRLKDDFLSNVSHELKTPMISVMGYIGMILAEKVGPLTEQQKRFLEISYKNLHKLGKNIDNLLELAEIGIRKEGYVFEPVDLVKTIQFACATIEPLAKEYQIHVERQIPEGPLIIEGVPDKLDQLFNNLLSNAIKYNRPGGKIVVTLTEDDRSAVARIQDTGIGISHQSHQEVFTRFFQGEKKPLGDLRGLGIGLSLVQEIVHLHQGEIRLQSEPGQGTIFSVILPKRTSAPPQAPPS; the protein is encoded by the coding sequence ATGATCCCTCCTTCGGTCCTCCACCAGATTTTCGCGGCCATGGAGCAAGGGGTCGTCTTTATCGACGACCGAAACCGGATCGCCTACTTCAATCCCGCCGCCGAACGACACCGGGATACCTCCCTGAAGGAGATGGTGGGCCGTTCCATCCTGGACTGCCATCCCGAAAAGGTCCATGCGAAACTATTAAAAATTATCGAAGAGCTGAAATCGGGGAAAATCGAAGGCCACCACCTGATGAACGTCCAGCTGGTTAAGGGAAAGTTTTATGACAACACCTACACGGCTGTCTATGGGCCGGACCATCGATATTTGGGCACCCTCGTGGTCTCTCAGGAGGTGACAGAGCGCAAGAAGGGGGAGGAGAGATTGAGGGAAGCCCTCAAAAAGCTTGAGGCGGCCAACGAAGAGTTGGTCCGCTTAAACCGCCTGAAGGATGATTTCCTCTCCAACGTTAGCCATGAATTGAAAACCCCGATGATCTCCGTCATGGGCTATATCGGGATGATCCTCGCGGAGAAGGTCGGCCCCCTCACGGAACAACAGAAGAGGTTTTTGGAGATTTCCTATAAAAACCTCCACAAGTTGGGAAAGAACATCGACAACCTTCTGGAGCTGGCGGAGATCGGGATCCGAAAAGAGGGCTATGTCTTCGAGCCGGTCGATCTGGTGAAGACGATCCAATTCGCCTGTGCGACGATCGAACCCCTGGCCAAGGAATATCAAATCCACGTGGAGAGGCAAATCCCAGAGGGCCCCCTGATCATTGAGGGCGTGCCGGACAAGCTCGACCAGCTCTTCAACAACCTGCTCTCGAACGCCATCAAATATAACCGTCCTGGCGGGAAGATCGTCGTCACCCTGACGGAAGATGATCGGTCCGCGGTGGCGCGCATCCAGGACACCGGCATCGGGATCTCTCACCAATCCCATCAAGAGGTCTTCACCCGATTTTTCCAAGGAGAGAAAAAGCCCCTTGGAGATTTGAGAGGCCTCGGGATCGGACTTTCCCTGGTTCAGGAGATCGTCCACCTCCACCAGGGCGAGATCAGGCTCCAGAGCGAACCAGGCCAAGGGACGATCTTCTCGGTCATCCTCCCCAAAAGGACCTCCGCGCCTCCCCAGGCCCCTCCCTCGTAA
- the fabD gene encoding ACP S-malonyltransferase, protein MEPKKTAFIFPGQGSQSVGMGKDLYDHFKVAREVFEEADEALKFHISKLCFEGPEEALKLTENTQPAILTVSIAALRVLQSEREVKPALMAGHSLGEYSALVASGAFSFADAVRVVRLRGRFMQEAVPVGEGAMAAVLGMEREDVERICQEASDGEVLTPANFNCPGQIVIAGHAKAVSRAIHLVKQKGKKAIPLQVSAPFHSPLMKSAGLRLKEVLQETPVFSLQVPVVTNVEAKTNSEPERVKPLLVEQVSSPVRWEESMRLMIEEGVERVIEIGPGKVLTGLMKRIDPKVETANVEDIPSLQQLS, encoded by the coding sequence ATGGAGCCGAAGAAGACCGCTTTCATCTTTCCGGGCCAAGGTTCCCAATCGGTCGGAATGGGCAAGGACCTTTACGACCATTTTAAGGTGGCCCGTGAGGTGTTCGAAGAGGCCGACGAGGCCCTCAAGTTTCACATCTCAAAGCTCTGCTTTGAAGGTCCGGAGGAGGCCCTGAAATTGACGGAGAACACCCAGCCCGCCATTCTGACGGTCAGCATCGCCGCCCTTCGGGTGCTCCAGAGCGAGAGAGAGGTCAAGCCCGCGCTGATGGCGGGACATAGCCTTGGAGAATACAGCGCCCTGGTCGCCTCGGGGGCTTTTTCCTTTGCCGATGCCGTTCGGGTGGTTCGTCTGCGGGGCAGGTTCATGCAGGAGGCCGTTCCGGTGGGCGAGGGGGCCATGGCCGCCGTCCTCGGCATGGAGAGAGAGGACGTGGAAAGGATCTGCCAGGAGGCCTCGGACGGTGAGGTCCTCACCCCTGCCAATTTCAACTGTCCCGGCCAGATCGTAATCGCTGGCCATGCCAAGGCCGTGTCACGGGCCATCCATCTGGTCAAGCAGAAAGGGAAGAAGGCGATCCCTCTTCAGGTAAGCGCCCCCTTCCATTCCCCATTGATGAAATCCGCTGGACTCCGGTTGAAAGAGGTGTTACAAGAGACACCGGTCTTCTCGCTCCAGGTGCCGGTCGTCACCAACGTAGAGGCCAAAACCAATTCGGAACCGGAGAGGGTCAAACCCCTTCTAGTGGAACAGGTGTCGAGCCCGGTCCGATGGGAGGAGTCGATGCGCCTGATGATCGAGGAGGGGGTGGAGAGGGTCATTGAGATCGGGCCGGGAAAGGTCCTTACGGGTTTGATGAAGCGGATCGATCCGAAGGTCGAAACGGCCAACGTCGAGGATATTCCATCGCTTCAACAGCTTTCATGA
- a CDS encoding DUF177 domain-containing protein: MLDGLKMLTLKLEDIPEEGLELKWQEDPLELAGYLDQLSEIDFSFEGPLKSEVSIKKVGRSVLIRGEVEAVVLLRCGRCLKEFPHPIATSYDLHLHPLKGATFKEEMDLSHDELDMGFYEGGEIQLSEIACEQIFLEIPIQPLCQEGCRGLCSQCGTDLNVSTCQCVHKGLDSAFQVLKAFKLP; the protein is encoded by the coding sequence TTGCTCGACGGGCTAAAAATGCTGACCCTAAAATTGGAAGACATCCCAGAGGAAGGATTGGAGCTCAAATGGCAAGAGGATCCCCTGGAGCTTGCGGGTTATCTGGATCAACTCTCTGAGATCGATTTTTCTTTTGAGGGCCCCTTAAAGTCCGAGGTGAGCATCAAGAAGGTGGGACGATCGGTCCTGATCCGAGGAGAGGTGGAAGCGGTGGTCCTGTTACGGTGTGGTAGGTGTCTCAAAGAATTTCCTCATCCGATCGCCACCTCTTACGATCTCCACCTCCACCCGTTAAAGGGGGCGACGTTCAAGGAAGAGATGGACCTCTCCCACGATGAACTCGATATGGGTTTCTACGAAGGAGGAGAGATCCAACTTTCCGAGATCGCTTGCGAACAGATCTTCCTGGAAATCCCCATTCAGCCCCTCTGTCAGGAGGGATGTCGAGGGCTCTGCTCCCAATGCGGAACGGATCTCAACGTTTCGACGTGTCAATGCGTTCATAAGGGGCTGGATTCGGCATTTCAGGTTCTGAAGGCTTTCAAATTACCCTAA
- the plsX gene encoding phosphate acyltransferase PlsX: MKIAVDAMGGDYAPQTTVEGAVRAAKEHGVKVVLVGDEDQISRELSKYPTSKLPIYVHHTSHVVAMHDSPSTVLRRMKESSIKVAIDLEKEGQVNGVVTAGNSGAAMALAMFIFKKLEGVDRPAIATIHPAFKGHTVLIDSGGNVDCKPWHLVQFALMGDAYAKYILGEKEPRIGLLSNGEEEGKGNDLTREVHEILSQMDLNYVGYVEGRDLNSGKVDVIVCDGFVGNVALKISEGLWETIHGLLKWEAKDNLRARIAYFFMKRAIRRLEKRFDYSEYGGAPLLGVNGNCVICHGASNAKAIMNAIVLAANLAKNKLNEHLTQELKEKQDLLQLGQRLKNGFRRPGNTTPINR, translated from the coding sequence ATGAAAATTGCTGTCGATGCCATGGGCGGCGATTATGCCCCGCAGACAACGGTTGAAGGTGCGGTTCGGGCGGCCAAAGAGCATGGGGTGAAGGTGGTGCTGGTGGGAGACGAAGATCAGATCAGCCGGGAACTCTCCAAATATCCCACCTCCAAACTCCCGATCTACGTCCACCATACCTCTCATGTCGTGGCCATGCACGACTCCCCCTCCACCGTCCTCAGACGGATGAAGGAGAGCTCGATCAAGGTGGCCATCGATCTCGAAAAAGAGGGGCAGGTCAACGGCGTGGTGACCGCAGGCAACTCCGGCGCCGCCATGGCCTTGGCCATGTTCATTTTTAAGAAGCTCGAGGGGGTGGACCGGCCGGCCATCGCCACGATCCATCCGGCCTTTAAGGGGCATACGGTGCTCATCGACTCGGGGGGCAATGTCGATTGCAAGCCCTGGCATTTGGTTCAATTCGCCCTGATGGGCGATGCCTATGCCAAATATATTCTGGGCGAAAAGGAGCCCCGGATCGGACTGCTGAGCAATGGCGAGGAGGAGGGGAAGGGCAACGACTTGACCCGCGAGGTCCATGAGATCCTCTCCCAGATGGACCTCAATTATGTGGGATATGTCGAAGGAAGAGACCTCAATAGCGGAAAGGTCGATGTGATCGTCTGCGACGGGTTTGTCGGCAACGTCGCCCTGAAGATCAGCGAGGGGTTGTGGGAGACCATCCACGGCCTTCTGAAATGGGAGGCCAAGGACAATCTCAGGGCGAGGATCGCCTACTTCTTTATGAAACGGGCCATCCGACGCCTGGAAAAACGTTTCGACTACTCAGAATACGGGGGAGCCCCCTTGCTCGGGGTGAATGGGAATTGCGTCATTTGCCACGGCGCCTCCAACGCCAAGGCGATCATGAATGCCATTGTGTTGGCCGCCAATTTGGCGAAGAACAAATTGAACGAACATCTCACCCAGGAATTGAAGGAGAAACAGGACCTCCTCCAATTGGGGCAGAGATTGAAGAACGGTTTCAGGAGACCCGGGAATACGACACCGATCAATCGATAG
- the rpmF gene encoding 50S ribosomal protein L32: protein MGVPKRRHSPSRRDKRRAHDRLRGPTYTHCPQCHEPLLPHHVCPHCGTYRGREIIQVTEEK, encoded by the coding sequence ATGGGAGTTCCGAAGAGGCGGCATTCTCCTTCAAGAAGGGATAAGCGAAGGGCCCACGATCGGTTACGCGGTCCGACTTATACCCACTGTCCCCAATGTCACGAACCGCTATTGCCACACCATGTCTGCCCCCATTGCGGGACCTACAGAGGAAGGGAGATCATCCAGGTTACCGAAGAAAAATAG
- a CDS encoding acyl-CoA dehydrogenase family protein gives MDYFLTPDQQSIKDLARKIALEKILPVRAELDETGEFPWEILKVCADAGLFGVSIEEEYGGFGGGVLENCLAVEELSRVCLGVATSYAASGLGAHPIMLFGSPEQKRKYLPDIASGKKLAAFGLTEADAGSDAGSIRTTATRTEGGYLLNGTKQWITNGGEAEIYTVIAMTDRSKGPRGASAFILEKGMPGFSFGKKENKMGIRASATRELVFQDCFVPKENLIAKEGMGFIITMKTFDRTRPGVGAQGVGLAQGALDEAVRYAREREQFGKKIISFQAIQHMLADMATLVEAARALVYSVARYIDLSKDPKEISKVSGMAKVFASDTAMKVTTDAVQIFGGYGYMKEYPVEKMMRDAKILQIYEGTNQIQRNVIGLELSKEYAGKR, from the coding sequence GTGGACTATTTTCTGACCCCTGATCAGCAATCGATCAAGGACCTGGCTCGAAAGATCGCCCTCGAGAAGATCCTGCCCGTTCGGGCAGAATTGGACGAGACCGGAGAATTCCCCTGGGAGATCCTGAAGGTCTGTGCAGATGCGGGGCTTTTCGGGGTCTCCATCGAAGAGGAGTACGGCGGATTCGGCGGGGGGGTGCTCGAGAATTGTCTGGCCGTCGAAGAGCTGAGCCGCGTCTGTCTGGGCGTGGCGACCAGTTATGCGGCCAGCGGATTGGGAGCCCATCCCATCATGCTCTTCGGGAGTCCCGAGCAGAAGCGAAAATATCTACCGGACATCGCCAGCGGAAAGAAACTGGCGGCCTTCGGGTTGACCGAGGCCGATGCGGGAAGCGATGCCGGTTCGATCCGGACCACCGCCACGCGGACGGAGGGTGGATATCTTCTCAACGGGACGAAGCAGTGGATCACCAACGGAGGAGAGGCCGAGATCTATACCGTCATCGCCATGACGGACCGCTCCAAAGGGCCAAGGGGGGCGAGCGCCTTCATCCTCGAAAAAGGGATGCCAGGTTTCAGCTTCGGAAAGAAAGAGAACAAGATGGGGATCCGGGCCTCGGCGACCCGGGAGTTGGTCTTTCAGGACTGCTTCGTGCCGAAGGAGAATCTCATCGCCAAGGAGGGCATGGGGTTCATCATCACCATGAAGACCTTCGATCGCACCCGGCCGGGGGTGGGCGCCCAGGGCGTTGGCCTGGCCCAGGGGGCGTTGGATGAGGCGGTCCGCTACGCCAGGGAGAGGGAGCAGTTCGGAAAGAAGATCATCTCGTTTCAGGCGATCCAGCATATGCTGGCCGATATGGCCACCTTGGTCGAAGCGGCCCGGGCCCTAGTCTACTCTGTGGCCCGATACATAGACCTCTCAAAAGACCCCAAGGAGATCTCCAAAGTCTCAGGGATGGCCAAGGTCTTCGCCAGCGATACGGCCATGAAAGTGACGACGGATGCCGTCCAGATCTTCGGGGGGTATGGCTATATGAAGGAATATCCTGTCGAGAAGATGATGCGGGATGCCAAGATCCTCCAGATCTACGAAGGGACCAATCAAATCCAGCGAAACGTCATCGGCCTCGAGCTGAGCAAGGAGTATGCGGGAAAGCGATGA
- the rpiB gene encoding ribose 5-phosphate isomerase B, with protein sequence MQIGLACDHGGYELKEALKSFLRELNHEPLDFGTFSGEAVDYPDYGIRAAEKVSRGELERAILICGTGIGMSIVANKFRGVRAALVQDLFSARLSREHTDANILVIGGRIVARELAKEIVKVWLETPFSGGRHKRRLEQIERLEEKNFRPPISAEGDLPGDPSGVTQDKTG encoded by the coding sequence ATGCAGATCGGCTTGGCCTGCGACCACGGGGGATATGAGCTCAAGGAGGCCCTTAAATCCTTTCTCCGGGAGCTGAACCATGAGCCCCTCGATTTTGGGACCTTCAGCGGAGAGGCCGTGGATTACCCCGACTACGGGATCCGGGCCGCCGAAAAGGTCTCCAGAGGGGAATTGGAAAGGGCCATTCTGATCTGCGGGACGGGGATCGGGATGTCGATCGTCGCCAATAAATTTCGGGGGGTGAGAGCGGCTCTGGTCCAAGACCTCTTCTCCGCACGGTTGAGCCGCGAACATACCGATGCCAACATCCTGGTCATCGGCGGGAGAATCGTCGCCCGAGAACTGGCCAAGGAGATCGTCAAGGTGTGGTTGGAGACCCCCTTCAGCGGAGGGAGACACAAGCGTCGGCTCGAACAGATTGAAAGGCTCGAGGAAAAGAATTTCAGGCCCCCCATCTCGGCCGAAGGAGATCTCCCAGGGGATCCTTCCGGCGTCACCCAGGACAAAACGGGCTGA
- the fabG gene encoding 3-oxoacyl-[acyl-carrier-protein] reductase, producing the protein MELSGKVALVTGAAQGIGRAIALLLAENGADVAISDINIEKAKETAMEVEALGRQALALQANVALWNEVEQMVETIVGRFGRIDILVNNAGITRDRLILRMTEEDWDSVLDVNLKGTFHCTKAALRHMAKQKSGKIVNIASVSGEMGNPGQANYAASKAGVIGFTKTIAREFASRGINVNAIAPGFIQTAMTDAIPEKVRETLIRMIPMERLGQPEDVAQAVLFLVSERSRYITGQVLNVNGGIYM; encoded by the coding sequence GTGGAACTCTCAGGGAAAGTCGCCTTGGTGACCGGGGCGGCCCAGGGGATCGGAAGGGCCATCGCCCTGCTTCTCGCCGAAAACGGGGCGGATGTGGCGATCTCGGACATTAACATCGAAAAAGCCAAGGAAACAGCTATGGAAGTCGAGGCCCTCGGAAGACAGGCCTTGGCCCTCCAGGCCAATGTGGCCCTCTGGAACGAAGTCGAACAGATGGTCGAGACCATCGTCGGACGATTTGGCCGGATCGATATCCTGGTCAACAATGCTGGCATCACCCGCGACCGTCTGATCTTGAGGATGACCGAAGAGGATTGGGACTCGGTCCTCGATGTCAACCTCAAAGGGACCTTCCACTGCACCAAAGCTGCCCTTCGCCACATGGCCAAACAGAAGAGCGGGAAGATCGTCAACATCGCCTCTGTCTCCGGCGAGATGGGAAACCCGGGTCAGGCCAACTATGCCGCCTCCAAGGCGGGGGTGATCGGCTTCACCAAAACGATCGCGAGGGAATTTGCCTCCAGGGGGATCAACGTCAACGCGATCGCCCCGGGGTTCATCCAGACGGCCATGACCGATGCCATCCCCGAAAAGGTAAGGGAGACCTTGATTCGGATGATCCCGATGGAACGACTGGGGCAGCCGGAGGATGTGGCCCAGGCCGTGCTCTTCCTCGTTTCCGAGCGATCCCGTTATATCACCGGACAGGTATTGAATGTGAACGGTGGCATCTACATGTGA